The window CTCGGACCCACGGGTGCTGCCGTGCTCCCACACCTTCTGCCGCAACTGCCTGGACACCCTGCTCGCGTCGTACAGTTACTCCATTTGGCGTCCTCTGCACCCGCCCCTCAAGTGCCCTAATTGCCGCAGCGTGGTGGAGCTGCCCATGTCGGGCGTGGACACTCTGCCGACCAACGTCTCCCTGCGCGCCGTCATCGAGAAGGTACGCCAAAGCGTCCGAAAGCTCCCTCTATCGGGCTTTTGGTTGtcttctaaaatgtattttctttctttttttagtacCAGCGGAACAGCAAGCCCAAATCTCTCGTGTGTCCGGAACACCCGGGGCAGCCCCTCAACGTGTACTGCGTCCAAGACCGTGAGGTCATTTGTGGCTTGTGTCTGACTGTGGGCCAGCACCAGGGCCACACCATCGATGACCTGCAGGCCACTTTTGACAGAGAGAAGCTGACCTTTTCGCACCTGCTCGAACAACTCTCCGAGGACAGATGGGCGCAGGTGAGTGCCAAGCAGAAGGGTTAAACAGCTTCCTTCCACGTTGGCTGTCTTCtgcatatatatattgaattgaatgtttttattgacattatataaatgagatttaaagcttagcAAATGGACAAacaaatagtcaataaataataacaataaataactaaataatcaataaataagtaattagtCAATAACGTAAATAAGTGGGGACGTGCAAGaatatcaacaacaaacagaacagataaataaatattaaatacataATCGGAGCCCAAAAATGGTCTTTTAGAACACAAACGTGTAATTTTACATGTTTTCTGTGGGTTTGGTTCATGAGTAGAATCTGTGTTCTTTCTAAGAAAATCCTCATCAAAAGAGTGCTTTTAAGAGTTATTCTATTATATCGGCTGATGATCTGTGAAAAGTCGGTATATCGGCCGACCATGATTTTGAAGTGTTTTACACTGGACACACTGGACAATGTGTGTTAGGTGTGTGAGCTGGGCGAACAACTGGATAGGGAAAAGGCCCGCTGTGAGTCTGCGTTAGAGCAGGACCGTCTGGAAGTGGCTGAATATTTTCACACGGTGGAGATGACGCTGTTCAAGAAGAAGCAAGCTTACATGGATGTTCTGGACAAGGCCTTAACAGAGGTGTCGCTGTCCTACAACCCACTCATCCACAGGGTCAAGGAGCTGCAGGTGTGTACGTctgccctttaaaaaaaaaggacatttacaCAAGCAAATACATGTCATTGCCTTTAAAATTTTGGCAA of the Stigmatopora argus isolate UIUO_Sarg chromosome 10, RoL_Sarg_1.0, whole genome shotgun sequence genome contains:
- the trim59 gene encoding tripartite motif-containing protein 59; translation: MDILEEDLTCSVCYSLFSDPRVLPCSHTFCRNCLDTLLASYSYSIWRPLHPPLKCPNCRSVVELPMSGVDTLPTNVSLRAVIEKYQRNSKPKSLVCPEHPGQPLNVYCVQDREVICGLCLTVGQHQGHTIDDLQATFDREKLTFSHLLEQLSEDRWAQVCELGEQLDREKARCESALEQDRLEVAEYFHTVEMTLFKKKQAYMDVLDKALTEVSLSYNPLIHRVKELQEEQVDLVSFAESVREEDSPLSFLQKVHAFRQRVHDYTVASLPRAPKLSVTPQAADYLRRRWSTVTLDRLDEAPVPELYDRCTDGHLARDWSFLGPQMVLPLLMLLLVVSVCWLGITHFSQGSRELVMPTCDQCKWAYALAQMFLQNWSAHILSMLKMFWQQLTDFFTNLASPLDLSLLFTS